The DNA sequence CCGCCGCGCCGGCGGCCGCCGCGGCCACCCCGGTGGCGCCGGACGCGGTCGGCGACGTGCGCATCGAACGCGCCGGCAACCAGCGCTGGCTGGTCACCTCGCAGACGCCCGAGCAGCTCTGGCCGCAGCTGAAGGAGTTCTGGGAGGAACTCGGCTTCAACCTGACGACCGACTCGCAGGACACCGGCGTCATGGAGACCGACTGGGCCGAGAACCGCGCCAAGCTGCCGATGGACATCATCCGCCGCACGGTCGGCCGGGTGCTGGACTCGCTCTACTCCACCGGCGAGATGGACCGCTTCCGCACGCGCGTCGAGCGCACCGCGGGCGGCACCGAGATCTTCATCAGCCACCGGCGGATGGAAGAGGTCTACACCAACCAGCTGCAGGACCAGACCCGCTGGCAACCCGCGCCGGCCGATCCGGAACTGGAAGCGCAGATCCTGGCCCGCCTGATGGTCAAGCTGGGCGCGGCCAAGGAAACCAAGGACGCCGAAGCCGCCGTGGCGGCGGCCCCGGCCGCACCCGAGCGAGCCCGCGTCGTCTCGGCCGATGGCCAGCCTGCGGTGCAGGTGGACGACGGCTTCGACCGCGCCTGGCGGCGCGTCGGCCTGTCGCTGGACCGCGCCGGCTTCACGGTCGAGGACCGCGACCGCGCCCAAGGCCTGTACTTCGTCCGCTACGTCCAGCCCTCGCCCGAGGACGGCCGCCGTGAACCAGGCCTGCTGACGCGCTGGTTCGGCATCGGCGGCAAGGCCGAGGACATCGCCCCGGCGCGCTACCGCATCGCCGTGCGCGGCGACGGCGAGCAGCGCACCCTCGTGTCGGTGCAGAACGCCCAGGGCGCGCCCGAGACCGGAGCCGTGGCGCAGCGCATCGTCCAGCTGCTGGCCGAAGACCTCAAGCGCTGACCTCCCCCGCTGCCGGCCGATGATCCGCTTCTGCAGCCTGGGCAGCGGCAGCACCGGCAACGCCACGCTGATCGAGGCCAGCAGCGGCACCGGCCCGGCCACCCGGCTGCTGGTGGACTGCGGCTTCTCGCTGCGCGAGCTCGAAGCCCGGCTGGCCCGCGCCGGCGTGGCCGCCACCGAGCTGTCCGGCGTGTTCATCACCCACGAGCACGGCGACCACGTCGGCTGCGCGCTGACCCTGACGCGCCGCCACCGCGTGCCGCTCTACACCAGCCGCGGCACCTGGCAGGCGATCGGCGCGCCCGAGGAGGCCGGCCTTCCGGTGCATTTCGTGCACGACGGCCTGCCCGTCGATCTGGGCGAGCTGGCCATCACGCCCTACACCGTGCCGCATGACGCGCGCGAGCCGCTGCAGCTGACCTGCACCGACGGCGACGCCAAGCTCGGGCTGCTCACCGATGCCGGCTGTGCCACCGCGCACCTGCTGGCGCAGCTGCAGGCCTGCACTGCGCTGCTGCTGGAATGCAACCACGACCTGCAGATGCTGCAGGCCTCGCGCTACCCGGCCTCGCTGAAGGCGCGCATCGCCGGGCGCCTGGGGCACCTGTCCAACGACACGGCCGCGCAGATCCTGGCCGCCTGCGGCCATGACGGCCTGCGCCACGTCGTGGCCGCGCACCTGAGCGAGCAGAACAACACCCCGGCGCAGGCAGCCCGGGCGCTGGCGACGGCGCTGGATTGCGCGGCGGACGAGATCGTGGTCGCCGGGCCGCTCGACGGTTTTTCCTGGCTGCGCGCCTGATAATCCGCTTAACGTTCGTAACAAAAAGGCAACAAAAAAGCCGCCCGCAGGCGGCTTTTCACGAGTGGCCTCGAACCGATCAGTTGGAGGCGGGCTCTTCGGCGGCCGGAGCAGCGTCGGAAGCGGCTTCCTCGGCGGGCTGTGCGGCTTCGGCCGGCTGCTCGCCAGCGGGCTGCTCGGCCGGTTGCTCGGCCGGCTGCTCGGCAGGTTGTTCCGCGGGAGCCGGAGCCGGGGCCTCGACGGCCGGAGCAGGAGCCGGTTCTTCCTTCTTGCCGCAGGCGGCCAGGGCCATGGCGGCAGCGATCACGGACGTCAACAGAAGCGACTTGTTCATTCCTTATTCCTCAGTAAGTTTTTTCGACCAATCACCGGTGTTCGGCAGAACCCTGATGAACTGAGTCCCAGCCGAGCGCAAAATGTTCAGTTTCACGTGACCATTTCCACGCTAATCGAAAATTATATCCCCGGGAAAACCAGAATTCACAGCCCAAGTGTGTAGACAGGAAACGCATCGGTGCCTTGGTGCCACAGCTCGTCCAGCGCCTCGGCGGCCCTGAGCATCGACGCGGCCCGGTTCTCCGCCACCCCGCGGTACAGCCGGTCATCCAGCAACCGCACCCCGTGCAACCCCGGTGCGAGCCACGCACGCGGCACCTGCTCGGGGCGCAGGTTCTCGATCGACCGGCACTCGACGATGTGCGCCCAGTCACGGCGCCAGTTCACCCAGCGCGCATGCCGCCGCACGATCTCGTCGAAGTGGAGCGCCAGCACCCGCAGCCGCCGGTGGCTGTGCGCCCAGCGCGCGAGGCTGTCCACCACCGCCCGCTCGCCCAGCGGCCAGTCGGCGTAGTCGACGTCGCACAACCAGATCTCGCGGGCCCCCTGCGTGGCCGCCAGCTCGAAGGCGGCACGCAGCTCGTCCTGGAACTGTGAACGCGACTCGAACCGACGGTAGACGTCGGTGCCGGAAGTGGGGTCCATGGTCAGCTCCTTCAGGAGGGGTCCAGGGCGTGCAGCCAGCCGTCATCGGCCCACTGCTCGAGCAGCTGGCGCGCGCCGTCGCTCAGGCGGGCCACCTCGGCCGCGCCGAGCTCGCGGCGGTCCGCCAGCCGGCGCATCAGCACCGCGTCGCGCCCGCCGGCACGATACGACTCGCCGTTGATGAACACGTGACGCGCGTCATACATCATGCGGGTGCGCCGGTCCAGGCGCACGCCGCCGGAGAGGTCCGCCGCCTCCCGCGCTGCGGCACCGTCGAACCAGACATGCGGCTTGGGCTCGGTCAGGTACTCGCCCAGCGCGCAGTCCAGCGCCGTGCGGTCGCCCAGCAGCCGTGCAATGGCCCGCTCGGCATGGTCGCGCAGCGGCGGCGGGATCAGCCCGGGCGTCCCGGTGGCCGGCTGGCCGGGATCCCGGTACAGCACCTCGTCCTCCTCCTGCGCTTCCAGCATGCGCACGAGCACCTCGCGCGCCAGCTCGCTGCGGCGCGGCGAGCGGAAGCCCACCGAGTAGGTCATGCACTCGCCCTCGGCGATGCCGTCGTGCGCCCAGCGCGGCGGCAGGTACAGCATGTCGCCCGGCTCGAGCACCCATTCCTCCTCGGGCTCGAAGTTGGCGAGGATCTTCAGTGGCACGCCGGGCACCAGCTGCGGGTCGTCCAGCCGGCCGATGCGCCAGCGCCGCCGGCCGTGCACCTGCAGCAGGAACACATCGTAGGTATCGAAGTGCGGGCCGACGCCGCCGCCGTCGGTGGCGTAGGAGATCATCAGGTCGTCCAGCCTCGCGTCCGGCACGAAGCGGAACTGCTGCATCAGCGCGTGCACCGCGTCCACCTGCAGGTCCACGCCCTGCACCAGCACCGTCCAGCCCGGACGCGACAGCGGTGGCAGCGCGCGGCGCGGCAACGGCCCGTGGCGCAGCGTCCAGCCGCGCTCGCCGTGCACGATCAGGCGGGATTCGACGTCGTCGCGCCCGGCCAGCTCGAAGAGCTCGGCGCGCGACACCAGCGGCTCGAGGCCCGGGACGGCCTGGCGGATCAGCAGGGGTTTCTTGTGCCAGTGGCGACGCATGAACTGCGCGGGAGTCAGACCCCCGAGCAGGGAAAGCTTCTTGTCGATGTCCATGAAGGCATTGTGCGATGATTGCCTGATGTTGATCGCGAATCCTTGCGTCGTCAGCCTCACCTGGCGACTCGAAGACACCCTGGGCCGCCTGATCGACGAGCTCACCGAGCCGGTCGAGTTCTTCTACGGCGGAGACGACCTGCTGGCCAAGGTCGAGGAAGTGCTGGAAGGCCAGACCGTCGGCTTCGAAGCCCGCCTGCACCTCGAACCCGAACACGCCTTCGGCGACTACCGCCCCGAACTCGTGTTCTTCGAGGAGCGCCGCATCTTCCCGGAACACATCGAGCCGGGCATGCAGTTCGACGGCGTGCCCGAGGGCGCCACCACCCAGGGCATGCCCAACGACGTGATCTACACGGTCACCGAGGTCTACGACAGCCACGTGGTGCTCGACGGCAACCATCCGCTGGCCGGCATCGCGCTGCGCCTGCTGCTCAAGGTGCGCGACGTGCGCGAAGCCACCCCCGAGGAGATCACCAACCGCTCGGTCGGCCAGCCGGTCTTCACCGTGCTGAACAGCGCGCCGCCCGGCACCTCGGTGCACTGACCGGCACCCGCGGCCGGTCCCGCACCGGTCGCAGCGACATCAGCCCCCCGCCCCGCCGCAGCCCGCTGCGCCCCGCGCGGCGGTTCCTTTTCCCGGAGTTGCCGACATGCCGAGTACGCCGCGTGCTCGCCCCGAGCTCTATGCCCTGAGCGCCGCCATCCTGAACGGCACGCTCGGTTCGTGGAACCGCCTTGCGTTCCGGGGCGGGGCCTCGTACCACGAGATCGCGTTCCTGAAGTGCTTCTTCGCCTTCCTGGTCGTGCTCGCGCTGTGCGCCGTCGATCCCGGCCGGCGGCGGCAGGTCGTGGCGCTGCGCCACCAGGCGCCGCGGCTGGCGGTGCTGGCCTTCCTCGGCATGTTCAGCCTGTACTACCTGGAAACCTGGGCCTTCAAGGAGGCCAGCATCCCGCTGGCGTCGTTCCTCACCTATGCGGCCGGCGGGGTCACGATCCTGCTGTCGGCCCTGTGCCTGGGAGAACGCATCGGGCTGTTCCGCGCGCTGGCCTTCGGGCTGATCGTCGGCGGCGTCTGGATGATCTTTTCGCACGAGGCGGATGTCTCGGGCAGCCCGCTGGGCATCGCGCTGGCGCTGCTGGCCGGCCTCGGCTACGCGCTGTTCATCTTCGTCTCCAAGCTGTGGCGCATGGGCAGCGGGCTGGCGCACCTGGCATGGTTGTTCGGGCTGGGCAGCCTGTACCTGCTGGTGCCGGTGCTGCTCGAGGGCTTCTCCTGGCCCGGCCTGCAGGCCGGGGCCGCGATCGCCGGGATGGTGCTGCTGCCGACCATCGGCGGCTTCTACTTCACGACCCGCGCGGTGCACACCGGCCCAGCCAGCAGCGTGCAGATCATCGAGACCAGCGACCCGCTGTTCGCCACGCTGTTTGCCTTCGCGCTGTTCGGCGACCGCCTCACCCCCGCAGGCTGGGCCGGCGCGGCCTGCATCATGGCCGGCCTGCTGCTGGCGCTCAGGCGCGTGCCCTCAGCGCTGCCCCGCCCGGCGCACGGCTGAGGCGCGCCGCGCGCGCTCAGAGCCGCCCGGTGCTGCCGAAGCCGCCTTCGCCGCGCGCGGTGGTGGTGGAGAAGTTGTCGACGAACTGCAGGCCCACCTGCACCACCGGCTGGAACATCAGCTGGGCGATGCGCTCGCCCGGCTCGATGGTGAAGGGCTGCTCGCCGTCATTGGCCAGGATCACGCCGATCTCGCCGTGGTAGTCGGCGTCGATCACGCCGATGCCCTGCGCGACGCGGATGCCGTGCTTGAGCGACAGGCCCGAGCGCGACGCGACGATCGCGACCAGCCCCGGGTCCATCATGTTGATCGCCAGGCCCGTCTTGACCAGCGCGCGCTGGCCGGGCGCCAGCACCAGCGGCTCCTCCAGGCAGGCGCGCAGGTCCATCGCGGCGGCGCCGTCGGTGGCATAGGTCGGCAGCGGGATGCGGGTGCCCAGCAGCGGGTTGACGATGCGGGCCTCGATGCGTCGGAGCATGGAACGGGTCTTCTTCAGGCAGAGTGGGGAGCGATGCGCGCGGCGATCTCGCGCACCAGTTCGCGCGCCAGCGTGAGCTTGTCCGCGGTGGAGCCGTCGGCCGGCAGCGGGCGGTGCCCCTGCGCGTCGACGATCAGCAGGGCGTTGTCGTCGCGGCCGAAGGTGGCCGGGCCCAGGTTGCCGACGACCAGCGGCACCTTCTTGCGCTCCAGCTTGGCGCGCGCGTGGGCGAGCAGGTTCTCGCTCTCGGCGGCGAAGCCGACGCAGTACGGGCGGTCGGGCAGCGCCGCGACGGTGGCGAGGATGTCCGGGTTCTCGACCAGCTCGAAGGTCGGCGCGAGCTTCTTGCCTTCCTTCTTGATCTTGTGTTCGGACAGCGTCGCCGGCCGCCAGTCGGCCACCGCGGCGGTGGCGACGAACACGTCGTGCTGCGGCGCGCGCGGCAGCACCGCCTCCAGCATCTGCCGGGCGCTGCGCACGTCCACGCGCGTGACGCCGCGCGGCGTGGGCAGCGCCACCGGGCCGGCCACCAGCGTGACCTCGGCGCCGGCCTCGCGTGCCGCGCGCGCGATCGCGAAGCCCATCTTGCCACTGGACAGGTTGGTGATGCCGCGCACCGGGTCGATCGCCTCGAAGGTCGGCCCGGCCGTGACCAGCACGCGCTTGCCCGCCAGCGCCTTGGGCTGGAAGGCCGCGACGATCTCCTCGAACAGGTCGGCCGGCTCCAGCATGCGGCCGTCGCCGACCTCGCCGCAGGCCTGGTCGCCCCGGTCCGGGCCCAGCACGATCGCGCCGTCGGCGATCACCTGCGCGACGTTGCGTTGCGTGGCCGGGTGCGCCCACATCTCGCGGTTCATCGCCGGGGCGACCAGCAGCGGGCAGCGCCCCTCGGCTGCACCCCAGGGCCGCGCCAGGCAGGTCAGGCTCAGCAGGTCGTCCGCGCGGCCGTGCGCCAGCCTCGCGATGCAGTCGGCGCTGGCCGGCGCGATCACGATGGCGTCGGCCCCGCGCGTCAGGTTGATGTGCGCCATGTTGTTGGGCTCGCGCGCATCCCACTGGTCGGTGTAGACCGGGTGGCCCGACAGCGCCTGCATCGTCACCGGGGTGATGAACTGCTGCGCCGCCTCGGTCATCACCACCTGCACGCTGGCGCCCGCCTTGGTCAGCAGGCGCACCAGCTCGGCGCTCTTGTAGCAGGCGATTCCTCCGCTCAGGCCGAGCACGATGCGCCGGCCCTGCAGCTCCAGCCCGCAGCTCATCGCGCCTCGCGGCAGGCGGGGTGACGCTGCCCGCGGCACGGGGCGACGGGGACCGGAAGACGACGGCGCGATGGAGTCATGGCACTTCCCTTCGGGGCAAGACGAAAAGTTCGCCGGATTATCGCGGCAGACCGGACGCCGGCTCGTCGACGAGCGGTTGCCACAAGTCCTGCGCACGCAGTCCC is a window from the Caldimonas thermodepolymerans genome containing:
- the bamC gene encoding outer membrane protein assembly factor BamC: MSSVNAPLYRLAAPATRLTALALAAALAGCSSLGSMLEGDKVDYRSGGAKTARLEVPPDLTQLARDPRYQVPGSGSVSATVYQQQVAAAPAAAAATPVAPDAVGDVRIERAGNQRWLVTSQTPEQLWPQLKEFWEELGFNLTTDSQDTGVMETDWAENRAKLPMDIIRRTVGRVLDSLYSTGEMDRFRTRVERTAGGTEIFISHRRMEEVYTNQLQDQTRWQPAPADPELEAQILARLMVKLGAAKETKDAEAAVAAAPAAPERARVVSADGQPAVQVDDGFDRAWRRVGLSLDRAGFTVEDRDRAQGLYFVRYVQPSPEDGRREPGLLTRWFGIGGKAEDIAPARYRIAVRGDGEQRTLVSVQNAQGAPETGAVAQRIVQLLAEDLKR
- a CDS encoding MBL fold metallo-hydrolase, whose product is MRFCSLGSGSTGNATLIEASSGTGPATRLLVDCGFSLRELEARLARAGVAATELSGVFITHEHGDHVGCALTLTRRHRVPLYTSRGTWQAIGAPEEAGLPVHFVHDGLPVDLGELAITPYTVPHDAREPLQLTCTDGDAKLGLLTDAGCATAHLLAQLQACTALLLECNHDLQMLQASRYPASLKARIAGRLGHLSNDTAAQILAACGHDGLRHVVAAHLSEQNNTPAQAARALATALDCAADEIVVAGPLDGFSWLRA
- a CDS encoding cupin domain-containing protein; amino-acid sequence: MDIDKKLSLLGGLTPAQFMRRHWHKKPLLIRQAVPGLEPLVSRAELFELAGRDDVESRLIVHGERGWTLRHGPLPRRALPPLSRPGWTVLVQGVDLQVDAVHALMQQFRFVPDARLDDLMISYATDGGGVGPHFDTYDVFLLQVHGRRRWRIGRLDDPQLVPGVPLKILANFEPEEEWVLEPGDMLYLPPRWAHDGIAEGECMTYSVGFRSPRRSELAREVLVRMLEAQEEDEVLYRDPGQPATGTPGLIPPPLRDHAERAIARLLGDRTALDCALGEYLTEPKPHVWFDGAAAREAADLSGGVRLDRRTRMMYDARHVFINGESYRAGGRDAVLMRRLADRRELGAAEVARLSDGARQLLEQWADDGWLHALDPS
- a CDS encoding FKBP-type peptidyl-prolyl cis-trans isomerase, whose translation is MLIANPCVVSLTWRLEDTLGRLIDELTEPVEFFYGGDDLLAKVEEVLEGQTVGFEARLHLEPEHAFGDYRPELVFFEERRIFPEHIEPGMQFDGVPEGATTQGMPNDVIYTVTEVYDSHVVLDGNHPLAGIALRLLLKVRDVREATPEEITNRSVGQPVFTVLNSAPPGTSVH
- a CDS encoding DMT family transporter, translating into MPSTPRARPELYALSAAILNGTLGSWNRLAFRGGASYHEIAFLKCFFAFLVVLALCAVDPGRRRQVVALRHQAPRLAVLAFLGMFSLYYLETWAFKEASIPLASFLTYAAGGVTILLSALCLGERIGLFRALAFGLIVGGVWMIFSHEADVSGSPLGIALALLAGLGYALFIFVSKLWRMGSGLAHLAWLFGLGSLYLLVPVLLEGFSWPGLQAGAAIAGMVLLPTIGGFYFTTRAVHTGPASSVQIIETSDPLFATLFAFALFGDRLTPAGWAGAACIMAGLLLALRRVPSALPRPAHG
- the dut gene encoding dUTP diphosphatase; amino-acid sequence: MLRRIEARIVNPLLGTRIPLPTYATDGAAAMDLRACLEEPLVLAPGQRALVKTGLAINMMDPGLVAIVASRSGLSLKHGIRVAQGIGVIDADYHGEIGVILANDGEQPFTIEPGERIAQLMFQPVVQVGLQFVDNFSTTTARGEGGFGSTGRL
- the coaBC gene encoding bifunctional phosphopantothenoylcysteine decarboxylase/phosphopantothenate--cysteine ligase CoaBC; its protein translation is MSCGLELQGRRIVLGLSGGIACYKSAELVRLLTKAGASVQVVMTEAAQQFITPVTMQALSGHPVYTDQWDAREPNNMAHINLTRGADAIVIAPASADCIARLAHGRADDLLSLTCLARPWGAAEGRCPLLVAPAMNREMWAHPATQRNVAQVIADGAIVLGPDRGDQACGEVGDGRMLEPADLFEEIVAAFQPKALAGKRVLVTAGPTFEAIDPVRGITNLSSGKMGFAIARAAREAGAEVTLVAGPVALPTPRGVTRVDVRSARQMLEAVLPRAPQHDVFVATAAVADWRPATLSEHKIKKEGKKLAPTFELVENPDILATVAALPDRPYCVGFAAESENLLAHARAKLERKKVPLVVGNLGPATFGRDDNALLIVDAQGHRPLPADGSTADKLTLARELVREIAARIAPHSA